Proteins encoded together in one Impatiens glandulifera chromosome 1, dImpGla2.1, whole genome shotgun sequence window:
- the LOC124932855 gene encoding protein MNN4-like, whose product MTVTDRKGESTIMRISYEWRSSRCFDCNTFEYVCYKCPKMIEEERKKKIEQETKKKQKEEHERLEKEKTENERHKEVTKESVLIRINTEEVVERESVGESKKGKAGEGSGKDKAEAAESGETVQSPTQKKVD is encoded by the exons ATGACAGTAACGGATAGAAAAGGTGAATccacaattatgagaatctcatatgagtggaGGTCGAGTAGATGCTTTGACTGTAACACATTCGAATATGTCTGTTACAAGTGCCCGaaaatgattgaagaagaaagaaagaagaagatcgaGCAAGAGACAAAAaagaaacagaaagaagaacatgaaaggttggaaaaggaaaagacaGAGAATGAAAGACATAAAGAGGTTACTAAAGAATCAGTATTGA TAAGAATTAATACCGAAGAGGTTGTGGAAAGGGAAAGCGTGGGAGAAAGTAAGAAAGGGAAAGCGGGTGAAGGAAGTGGGAAAGATAAAGCAGAAGCAGCTGAATCAGGTGAAACTGTGCAATCTCCAACTCAGAAGAAGGTTGACTAG